In Salinisphaera sp. LB1, one genomic interval encodes:
- a CDS encoding dihydroxyacetone kinase family protein: protein MTYLVNQPADFVDESIDGFVAANRALVRRVPGGVVRATRTPPGQVAVVIGGGSGHYPAFAGLVGQGLAHGAAMGNVFASPSAQQIYSVAKAAASDSGVLLSFGNYAGDVLNFGIAEERLKAEGIACRCFAVTDDICSGPADKASERRGIAGDLTVFRAAALAAAEGKSLDEVYQFASHANDRTRSFGVAFSGCTLPGAKQPLFTVPEGRMGVGMGIHGEQGIEEVDMPSASDLADMLVDRLLDERPGGVARAGSPRVGVMLNGLGSVKYEELFVLYKRVSERLEDAGLTLVQPEVGELVTSFEMAGVSLTLFWLDEALEKAWTAPATTPAYCRGGVALEGELRDEADLAAAHEEETPPASADSKSDAAGMLAVIEAIQARIEAEAEGLGQLDAISGDGDHGIGMDTGARAALAAARRAVEKGCGAGTVLMRAGDAWANEAGGTSGALWGLGLRSVGARIGDDDRVAAPAVAAGVVDATDAIMRLGGAEMGDKTMLDSMKPFADTLAEQVRSGTHLREAWRGAAETSQHAAEATADLAPKKGRAKNHSDKSVGHPDPGAISFAMIVAAVADTLESLHEDAA from the coding sequence ATGACTTATCTGGTGAATCAGCCCGCCGACTTCGTCGACGAAAGCATCGACGGTTTCGTGGCCGCCAACCGAGCCCTGGTGCGCCGCGTGCCCGGCGGTGTGGTGCGTGCCACGCGAACCCCGCCCGGGCAGGTCGCCGTGGTCATCGGCGGCGGCTCCGGCCACTATCCGGCATTCGCCGGGCTGGTGGGCCAGGGGCTGGCGCACGGCGCGGCCATGGGCAACGTCTTTGCCTCGCCGTCGGCGCAACAGATTTATTCCGTGGCCAAGGCCGCGGCCTCCGATTCGGGCGTGCTGCTGTCGTTCGGCAATTATGCCGGCGACGTGCTCAACTTCGGCATCGCCGAGGAACGCCTGAAGGCGGAAGGTATTGCCTGTCGCTGCTTCGCCGTCACCGACGACATCTGCAGCGGCCCCGCCGACAAGGCCAGCGAACGTCGCGGCATTGCCGGTGATCTGACCGTGTTCCGCGCCGCCGCACTGGCTGCCGCCGAGGGCAAGTCGCTGGACGAGGTCTACCAATTCGCAAGCCATGCCAACGATCGTACCCGGTCGTTCGGGGTGGCGTTTTCCGGGTGCACATTGCCCGGTGCCAAACAGCCCCTGTTCACGGTGCCCGAAGGGCGCATGGGCGTGGGCATGGGCATCCACGGCGAGCAGGGCATCGAGGAAGTCGATATGCCGAGCGCGTCGGACCTGGCCGACATGCTGGTCGACCGCCTGCTCGACGAGCGCCCGGGCGGCGTCGCCCGGGCTGGCTCGCCGCGTGTGGGCGTAATGCTCAACGGCCTGGGCTCGGTCAAGTACGAAGAACTGTTCGTGCTGTACAAACGTGTTTCGGAGCGGCTGGAGGATGCCGGCCTGACACTCGTGCAGCCCGAAGTCGGCGAGCTGGTCACCAGTTTCGAGATGGCCGGCGTGTCGCTCACGCTGTTCTGGCTCGACGAGGCGCTGGAGAAAGCCTGGACGGCACCGGCCACCACGCCGGCGTACTGCCGCGGTGGCGTAGCGCTGGAAGGCGAGCTGCGCGACGAGGCCGACCTGGCCGCCGCCCATGAAGAGGAAACCCCGCCGGCCAGCGCCGATTCCAAATCGGATGCGGCCGGCATGCTGGCCGTGATCGAGGCCATCCAGGCCCGGATCGAGGCCGAGGCCGAGGGCCTGGGCCAGCTCGATGCCATTTCCGGCGACGGCGATCACGGCATCGGCATGGATACCGGCGCCCGCGCCGCGCTGGCCGCCGCGCGGCGCGCGGTTGAAAAAGGTTGCGGCGCCGGCACTGTCCTGATGCGGGCCGGCGATGCCTGGGCCAACGAGGCCGGGGGCACCTCCGGCGCGCTGTGGGGCCTCGGCCTGCGCAGTGTGGGCGCGCGCATCGGCGATGACGACCGCGTGGCCGCGCCCGCGGTGGCCGCCGGCGTGGTTGACGCCACCGACGCGATCATGCGGCTCGGCGGCGCCGAGATGGGCGACAAGACCATGCTCGACTCGATGAAGCCGTTCGCCGACACGCTGGCCGAACAAGTGCGCTCCGGCACCCATCTGCGCGAAGCCTGGCGCGGTGCCGCCGAGACCTCGCAGCACGCCGCCGAAGCGACCGCCGACCTGGCGCCGAAGAAGGGCCGGGCCAAAAACCATAGCGACAAGAGCGTGGGCCACCCCGATCCGGGTGCGATTTCGTTCGCGATGATCGTCGCCGCCGTCGCCGACACCCTCGAATCCCTGCATGAGGACGCAGCATGA
- a CDS encoding ribose-5-phosphate isomerase: MSDKLRIIIGSDEAGYRYKEAIKADMQASDTVSSVEDMGVAEAAKTPYPTIAIAAAQKIAAGEADRALLICGTGLGVAISANKVPGIRAVTAHDGYSVERGVLSNNAQVLCFGERVIGLELARKLAREWLTYRFDENSSSAKKVAVIKQYEETGDASPVE, from the coding sequence ATGAGCGACAAACTCCGAATCATCATCGGTTCCGACGAGGCCGGCTATCGCTACAAGGAAGCGATCAAGGCTGACATGCAGGCCAGCGACACCGTGTCCTCGGTCGAGGACATGGGCGTTGCCGAGGCGGCCAAGACGCCGTACCCGACCATCGCCATCGCCGCGGCCCAGAAGATCGCCGCGGGCGAGGCCGACCGGGCGTTGCTGATCTGCGGTACCGGGCTCGGCGTGGCGATTTCGGCCAACAAGGTGCCCGGCATCCGCGCGGTCACCGCGCACGATGGCTACTCGGTCGAGCGCGGCGTGCTGTCCAACAACGCCCAGGTGCTGTGCTTCGGCGAGCGCGTGATCGGGCTGGAGCTGGCCCGTAAGCTGGCCCGCGAATGGCTGACCTATCGTTTCGACGAGAACTCCTCGTCGGCGAAGAAAGTGGCCGTGATCAAGCAATACGAGGAAACCGGCGACGCCAGCCCCGTCGAGTAG
- a CDS encoding triose-phosphate isomerase family protein, which produces MHIGVSFKMYLDRSRTREWCAAAAAIANRHPAVRSSAVELIVFPSLPAMERSMTACAGSPVAFGAQDLFWADRGAYTGAVSGADLADMGCTYAEIGHAERRRVFGETDAIVAKKVVAAVRNGLTPWLCIGESEARPVDQAIDCCTNQLAAALAELTRPTPMVIAYEPVWAIGQTEAASAAHVAEVTRGIKAGLFERTGQSDVPVVYGGSAAPGTLTELGTAVDGLFLGRFAHDTAAFEAILDEAADLSG; this is translated from the coding sequence ATGCATATCGGCGTCAGCTTCAAGATGTATCTCGACCGGTCGCGTACACGTGAGTGGTGCGCGGCCGCCGCCGCGATTGCCAACCGGCATCCGGCGGTCCGCTCGAGCGCGGTCGAACTGATCGTCTTTCCCTCCCTTCCGGCCATGGAACGCTCCATGACGGCCTGCGCCGGCTCGCCCGTAGCCTTTGGCGCCCAGGATCTGTTCTGGGCGGACCGCGGCGCCTACACGGGCGCGGTCAGCGGCGCAGATCTGGCCGATATGGGCTGTACCTACGCCGAGATCGGGCATGCCGAACGCCGTCGTGTGTTCGGCGAGACAGACGCCATCGTGGCGAAGAAGGTGGTCGCGGCGGTACGCAATGGCCTCACGCCGTGGCTGTGTATCGGTGAGTCCGAGGCCAGGCCGGTCGATCAGGCGATCGACTGCTGCACCAACCAGCTAGCCGCCGCGCTGGCCGAGTTGACTCGGCCGACGCCGATGGTCATCGCCTACGAGCCGGTGTGGGCGATCGGGCAAACCGAAGCGGCCAGCGCCGCGCACGTGGCCGAAGTCACCCGCGGCATCAAGGCCGGCCTGTTCGAGCGGACCGGCCAGAGCGATGTGCCGGTGGTCTATGGCGGCAGTGCCGCACCGGGCACGCTGACCGAACTTGGCACGGCGGTCGACGGGCTGTTCCTCGGCCGCTTCGCCCACGATACGGCGGCTTTCGAAGCTATTCTCGACGAGGCCGCAGATCTGAGCGGCTAG
- a CDS encoding ribokinase: protein MIVVAGSANIDLVARVAHHPEPGETLIASGYAVHQGGKGANQAVAAARLGAPVRFLGAAGDDDFGDRIVADLAAEGIDADGVQRFPGSSGMALITVNEAGENRIVVVPGANGELDGSRDMAGAMGGANVLLVQLETPTAFVNAALSAGRAAGAEVILNAAPAAPLKAFEMTAVDWLMVNAGEAAFLLGEREGASRDQTVDQAARLARQYDIGVIATLGADGALWIGRDGSRGHVPGRPCTVVDTTGAGDTFAGAFAAARLEGQSVEDAIRMAGVAASLSVTAAGARAGMPDRAAVRAAMGD, encoded by the coding sequence ATGATCGTGGTCGCCGGCAGTGCCAACATCGATCTGGTCGCCCGTGTCGCGCATCATCCCGAGCCGGGCGAGACGCTGATCGCCTCCGGCTATGCCGTGCATCAGGGCGGCAAGGGCGCGAATCAGGCCGTGGCCGCCGCGCGGCTGGGCGCGCCGGTGCGTTTTCTTGGTGCGGCCGGCGATGACGATTTCGGCGATCGGATCGTGGCCGATCTGGCCGCCGAGGGCATTGACGCCGACGGCGTGCAGCGCTTTCCCGGCAGCAGCGGTATGGCTCTGATCACCGTCAACGAGGCCGGCGAGAACCGGATCGTGGTGGTGCCCGGGGCCAACGGCGAACTCGACGGCTCGCGCGACATGGCCGGCGCCATGGGCGGCGCGAACGTGCTCCTTGTGCAACTCGAAACGCCGACCGCGTTCGTTAATGCGGCGCTGAGCGCCGGTCGGGCGGCCGGCGCCGAAGTGATCCTGAATGCCGCGCCCGCCGCTCCGCTCAAGGCTTTCGAGATGACCGCCGTGGACTGGCTGATGGTCAACGCCGGGGAGGCCGCTTTTCTGCTTGGCGAGCGCGAAGGCGCGAGCCGCGACCAGACCGTCGATCAGGCCGCGCGCCTTGCCCGGCAGTACGATATCGGCGTGATCGCCACCCTCGGCGCGGACGGCGCACTCTGGATCGGCCGCGATGGCAGCCGTGGCCATGTCCCCGGCCGGCCGTGCACGGTGGTCGATACCACCGGCGCCGGCGACACCTTCGCCGGGGCGTTCGCCGCCGCGCGGCTGGAAGGCCAGTCGGTCGAGGATGCAATCCGCATGGCGGGCGTCGCCGCCTCGCTGTCGGTGACGGCCGCCGGCGCACGGGCCGGCATGCCGGATCGCGCCGCCGTGCGCGCTGCCATGGGCGACTAA
- a CDS encoding DUF429 domain-containing protein, with protein MTGPNCIGIDGCPAGWVAATPDGVFLRPRLYDLLQTLGVVAERDIVAIDMPIGLAAAGKRACDIEARRLLGAARGNSVFPTATRGAVYATTAGLALRDAHARASRINIDNDAGGVSAQAFNLFGKIREVDALLADQPALRTSVHEVHPELAFACWNADTGGPLRPMPHPKKSGLGAYDRLQRVFTRYSRAHFEHFRQKHRVGHAADDDIADAYAALFSAERIAAGIHRSVPEHPPTDEHGLPMRICY; from the coding sequence ATGACGGGCCCGAACTGTATCGGCATCGACGGCTGCCCTGCCGGATGGGTCGCCGCCACCCCGGACGGCGTGTTTCTCCGGCCGCGGCTATACGATCTGCTGCAAACGCTGGGCGTCGTCGCCGAGCGCGATATCGTGGCCATCGACATGCCGATCGGCCTGGCCGCCGCCGGCAAGCGAGCATGCGACATCGAAGCCCGCCGTCTTCTGGGCGCCGCTCGCGGCAACAGCGTGTTCCCGACCGCCACCCGGGGCGCGGTTTACGCAACGACCGCCGGGCTCGCTTTGCGCGACGCGCATGCCAGGGCCAGCCGTATCAACATCGACAACGACGCGGGTGGCGTATCGGCCCAGGCGTTCAACCTGTTCGGCAAGATTCGCGAAGTGGATGCGTTGCTTGCCGATCAGCCGGCGTTGCGCACGAGCGTCCACGAAGTGCATCCCGAACTCGCCTTTGCCTGCTGGAACGCCGATACGGGCGGCCCGCTGCGGCCCATGCCCCACCCGAAGAAATCCGGCCTCGGCGCCTACGATCGTTTGCAACGCGTGTTCACACGCTACAGCCGTGCGCACTTCGAACACTTCAGACAGAAACACCGTGTCGGCCACGCCGCCGATGACGACATCGCCGACGCCTATGCCGCGCTGTTCTCGGCCGAACGCATCGCCGCCGGCATCCACCGGAGCGTGCCCGAACATCCGCCCACGGACGAACACGGCCTGCCGATGCGGATTTGCTATTAG
- the ectB gene encoding diaminobutyrate--2-oxoglutarate transaminase, giving the protein MDIINRLESEVRGYVRSFPTEFKTARGNRMTDVDGREYLDFFSGAGALNYGHNDPDMEAALLDYIKSGGINHGLDMATAAKTRFMETFEDIILKPRKLDYKLQFPGPTGTNAVEAALKLARKYTGRSGMIHFTHSFHGMTLGSTSVTSNAAIRNSAGVGLSDTTTAAFDGYYRDGRDTIADLEALLSDSFSGVDKPAAVIVETVQGEGGIYAAGFDWLREVARVCREHDLLFIVDDIQAGYGRTGPFFSFEPAEIQPDIVTLAKSISGMGSPMSLVLMRPEIDVWDPGEHTGTFRGNNHAFVTGAAALEKFWRDDQLTRHVTEQGERIRARLQEIIDKHDGFDGEVRGRGFFIGLDCAVPDHGNAVTKQCFERGLIMETTGPGDRVIKVMPPLISTAEDIDEGLAIIDDAIGAALAA; this is encoded by the coding sequence ATGGACATCATCAATCGCCTGGAATCGGAAGTCCGCGGCTACGTGCGCTCGTTTCCGACCGAGTTCAAAACCGCCCGCGGCAACCGTATGACCGACGTCGACGGCCGCGAATACCTGGATTTCTTCTCCGGCGCCGGCGCGCTGAACTACGGCCACAACGATCCCGATATGGAAGCCGCCCTGCTCGACTACATCAAGTCCGGCGGCATCAACCACGGGCTGGACATGGCCACCGCGGCCAAGACCCGGTTCATGGAGACCTTCGAGGACATCATTCTCAAACCACGCAAGCTGGACTACAAACTGCAATTCCCCGGCCCGACCGGCACCAACGCGGTGGAAGCCGCGCTCAAGCTGGCGCGTAAATACACCGGCCGCTCGGGCATGATCCATTTCACCCACAGCTTCCACGGCATGACCCTGGGCTCGACCTCGGTGACCAGCAACGCCGCCATCCGCAATAGCGCCGGCGTGGGCCTGTCGGATACCACCACCGCGGCCTTCGACGGTTATTATCGCGACGGTCGCGACACGATCGCCGATCTGGAAGCACTGCTGTCGGATTCGTTCTCCGGCGTCGACAAGCCGGCGGCGGTGATCGTGGAAACCGTGCAGGGCGAGGGCGGCATCTATGCGGCCGGCTTCGACTGGCTGCGCGAGGTGGCCCGGGTCTGTCGCGAGCACGATTTATTATTCATCGTCGACGACATCCAGGCCGGCTACGGCCGTACCGGCCCGTTCTTTTCGTTCGAACCGGCCGAGATCCAGCCCGATATCGTGACCCTCGCGAAATCGATTTCGGGCATGGGCTCGCCGATGTCGCTGGTGCTCATGCGCCCGGAAATCGATGTCTGGGACCCGGGCGAGCACACCGGCACCTTCCGCGGCAACAACCATGCATTCGTCACCGGCGCCGCCGCGCTCGAGAAGTTCTGGCGCGACGACCAACTCACCCGGCACGTTACCGAGCAGGGCGAACGCATCCGTGCTCGGCTGCAGGAAATCATCGACAAGCACGACGGTTTCGATGGTGAAGTCCGCGGCCGCGGTTTCTTCATCGGCCTGGACTGCGCGGTGCCGGACCACGGCAACGCCGTAACCAAGCAATGCTTCGAGCGCGGGCTGATCATGGAAACCACCGGCCCGGGCGATCGCGTGATCAAGGTCATGCCGCCGCTCATCAGCACCGCCGAGGATATCGACGAAGGCCTGGCCATCATCGACGACGCCATCGGGGCGGCCCTGGCGGCCTGA
- a CDS encoding NAD-dependent succinate-semialdehyde dehydrogenase gives MSDYQALMHEAAYIGGEWRQAGPDEKNPVRDPANGELLGHVPALDAEQMDSAIDAAATAFEAWRHTAPLTRADRLHAWYQGMQDNREALARLMTLEQGKPINEARGEVDYAASFFRWFAEEARRIRGKTIPAEDPTKAIGTVEEPVGVAAVITPWNFPLAMITRKVGAALAAGCTTLVNPATETAFCALALADLAEKAGLSNGEFNVVPGSGKQFGERVCADDRVRALSFTGSTAVGRKLIEQSAATVKKNAMELGGNAPFIVCEDADLETAVEGAIAAKFQTTGQDCVAANRIFVHRSMYDDFVDRFVAKMNAMPVGHGLDENTEIGPLIHADAVEKAQSLVDDARERGARIIGRDQSDAPGENFFMPTVVADFTSAMRVAAEEQFAPVAPIAPFDTDDEALAAANDTIYGLASYVFTPSDARIRKYLRGLEYGMVGINTMDITGPHVPFGGVKQSGLGREGGHVGINEYLETKYYCLGNLPEV, from the coding sequence ATGTCCGACTATCAGGCACTCATGCACGAAGCCGCCTACATCGGCGGTGAATGGCGTCAGGCCGGGCCCGACGAGAAAAATCCCGTCCGCGACCCGGCCAACGGCGAACTGCTCGGCCACGTGCCGGCGCTGGACGCCGAACAGATGGACTCGGCGATCGATGCCGCGGCAACCGCCTTCGAGGCGTGGCGCCACACCGCCCCACTGACCCGCGCCGATCGTCTTCATGCCTGGTACCAGGGCATGCAGGACAACCGTGAGGCGCTGGCGCGGCTGATGACCCTCGAACAGGGCAAACCGATTAACGAGGCCCGCGGCGAAGTCGATTATGCCGCGAGTTTCTTCCGCTGGTTCGCCGAAGAAGCCCGCCGCATCCGCGGCAAGACCATCCCCGCCGAGGACCCGACCAAGGCGATCGGAACGGTCGAGGAGCCGGTCGGCGTGGCCGCCGTCATCACGCCGTGGAACTTCCCGCTGGCGATGATCACGCGCAAGGTCGGCGCTGCGCTCGCCGCCGGCTGCACTACGCTGGTCAACCCCGCCACCGAGACCGCCTTCTGCGCGCTCGCGTTGGCCGATCTGGCCGAAAAGGCCGGGCTCAGCAACGGCGAATTCAATGTCGTGCCCGGCTCGGGCAAACAATTCGGCGAGCGCGTCTGCGCGGATGATCGCGTTCGTGCGTTGTCGTTCACCGGTTCGACCGCGGTCGGCCGCAAGCTGATCGAGCAGAGCGCGGCCACGGTCAAGAAGAACGCCATGGAACTCGGCGGCAACGCGCCCTTCATCGTCTGCGAGGACGCCGATCTCGAGACCGCCGTCGAGGGCGCCATCGCCGCCAAGTTCCAGACCACCGGCCAGGATTGCGTGGCCGCCAACCGCATCTTCGTGCATCGCTCGATGTATGACGACTTCGTTGATCGCTTCGTTGCGAAGATGAACGCCATGCCGGTCGGCCACGGTCTCGACGAGAACACCGAGATCGGCCCGCTCATCCACGCCGATGCCGTCGAAAAAGCCCAATCGCTGGTCGACGACGCCCGCGAGCGCGGCGCCCGCATTATCGGGCGCGATCAGTCCGACGCCCCGGGCGAGAATTTCTTCATGCCCACCGTGGTCGCCGATTTCACCTCGGCCATGCGCGTGGCCGCCGAGGAGCAATTCGCCCCGGTGGCACCGATCGCACCGTTCGACACCGACGACGAGGCCCTGGCCGCCGCCAACGACACCATCTATGGCCTGGCCTCGTACGTGTTCACGCCCAGCGACGCCCGCATCCGCAAGTATCTGCGCGGGCTGGAGTACGGCATGGTCGGCATCAACACCATGGACATCACCGGGCCGCACGTGCCGTTCGGCGGCGTCAAGCAATCCGGCCTCGGCCGCGAAGGTGGCCATGTCGGCATCAACGAGTATCTCGAGACGAAATACTACTGCCTGGGCAACCTGCCCGAAGTCTGA
- a CDS encoding alcohol dehydrogenase, protein MSQMQVAQISRAGGEFELVTRSVAEPGPSQVRIKIAACGICHSDAFVVDGGFPGLQYPRVPGHEVIGTIDALGEDIDHWQAGQRVGVGWHGGHCFACDSCRSGDFVTCANQQICGISYDGGYAEYMIAPAEALVAIPEALSSVEAAPLLCAGVTTYNGMRHTGAKPGDVVAIQGIGGLGHLALQYAHAMGFHTVALSRGSDKKDLALELGADTYVDTEAEDAVEALQNLGGARVIVATAPNPKLMSSVIDGLGVDGQLLVLGASPEPIEVSPFQLLMARRSVAGHPSGAPHDSEDTLSFSALRDIKTRIETYPLSDVNAAYQRMINNDARFRVVLTME, encoded by the coding sequence ATGTCCCAAATGCAAGTTGCCCAGATCAGCCGCGCGGGCGGCGAGTTCGAACTGGTGACCCGTTCGGTCGCCGAACCCGGCCCGTCGCAGGTACGCATCAAGATCGCCGCCTGTGGTATCTGTCATTCCGATGCCTTCGTCGTCGACGGCGGATTTCCCGGGCTGCAATACCCGCGCGTGCCCGGCCATGAAGTCATCGGCACCATCGATGCGCTGGGCGAGGATATCGACCATTGGCAGGCCGGCCAGCGCGTGGGTGTCGGCTGGCACGGCGGCCATTGTTTCGCCTGCGACTCCTGTCGGTCGGGCGATTTCGTGACCTGCGCGAACCAGCAGATCTGTGGCATTTCCTACGACGGCGGCTATGCCGAATACATGATCGCGCCGGCGGAGGCGCTGGTCGCCATTCCCGAGGCCCTGTCGTCGGTGGAGGCGGCGCCGTTGTTGTGCGCCGGCGTGACCACCTACAACGGCATGCGCCACACCGGCGCAAAGCCGGGCGACGTGGTGGCCATCCAGGGCATCGGCGGGCTCGGCCATCTGGCGCTGCAGTATGCCCATGCCATGGGCTTTCATACCGTGGCGCTGTCGCGCGGCAGCGACAAGAAGGATCTGGCACTGGAACTCGGCGCCGACACCTATGTCGATACCGAGGCCGAGGATGCGGTCGAGGCGCTGCAGAATCTCGGCGGCGCCCGTGTAATCGTGGCCACCGCGCCCAATCCGAAACTGATGAGTTCGGTGATCGACGGCCTGGGCGTCGACGGTCAGCTGCTGGTGCTCGGCGCGTCGCCCGAGCCGATCGAAGTCTCGCCGTTTCAGTTGTTGATGGCGCGCCGCAGCGTAGCCGGCCACCCGAGCGGCGCCCCGCACGACTCGGAAGACACGCTGAGCTTCTCCGCCCTGCGCGACATCAAGACGCGCATCGAGACCTATCCGTTGTCGGACGTGAATGCGGCCTACCAGCGCATGATCAACAACGACGCCCGCTTTCGGGTCGTGCTCACGATGGAATGA